Within the Thermosynechococcus sichuanensis E542 genome, the region AGGGCACGAGCAGCGTTAGCAACGATTGTAGAGGCATTGCTGGTGATGCGGTTGACGGCATCCAGACGCTTGTTGCCTTCTTTCACCAAGTTGGACAGGGCATCGAACTGGGCGTTGGTGAGGAATTCACCCCGGGCATCGGCCTGAGCGACAACTTTGGCAAATGCATCTAGCATGGATCAATTCTCCTTAAAAGGTTGTTAAAGAAGTGAGACCTTCTTGACATTCCTGCCCACAGAGAGAATGCAGGATTCTTAGGGGGTTGATCAGCAACTCCCTAAAGGCTGTGCCAAGCAACCTGAGAGCGACCAAGCTGATCCTTGGTGTGTTTTTTAAGAAACGTGCAACGCTCTTGGGCGTGCCGGAAAGGTCTAACGATCACTGAGGGGTTGTTCCGCAAAGGAGTCTGGGAAACAACAGCCGTGTTGTTAAACCCTTCAGGTATTTCTTATACAATGCGGTGGGAAACCTGTTTCGCCGTAGTTATTAATTTGTAAAATACTTTTGTGAGATAAATTAAGGTTCTGGCGATCGCCATAAAATTGGTGCCATTTGTCCTAAGTTTTTCCTAAGTTTCGTGAAGTTTCTTTAACATTGTTCTCAGGAAGTTACGATTCCCATGAGTGAGCCGTTGCAATTTAGCTTATTTGACACCCCCACCGCGGCCGAACCTGCACCAGCGACGCCCCTTGATCCTGCTACCTACGATCAAATTCCACTGCGGGCTGAGGTGCCCATTCCCGTCGGTACCTACCGCGACCTAGAGGCCCTTGCAGCGCACTGTCAGCAGTGTCAACGCTGTGGCTTAGCAGCTACCCGTACCCATGTGGTGGTCAGCCGTGGCAATCCTGCGGCCAAACTGATGATTATTGGTGAAGGCCCGGGTCAAGCGGAGGACGAAACGGGTCGTCCCTTTGTCGGTAAGGCGGGGCAACTTCTCGATAAAATCCTTGCTTCGGTCAATCTCGACAGTGAGCGGGATGCCTATATCTGCAACATTGTTAAATGCCGCCCCCCCGGCAACCGTGTCCCGACACCCGTGGAAGCAGCGGCCTGTTTGCCCTACCTCTTAGAGCAGATTCGCTTGGTCAATCCCCGCATTATTTTGCTGGCGGGGGCAACGGCTGTCTCTGGATTGCTGAAAGATAATCGCGGCATTACCAAAATTCGGGGTCAGTGGATTGAATGGCAGGGACGCTGGTGTATGCCCATTTTTCATCCAGCGTATCTGTTGCGCAATAACTCGCGGGAGCCGGGCAGTCCCAAGTGGTTAACGTGGCAGGATATGCAAGCCGTGCGCGATCGCCTGCGCCAACTCGATTCTTAGATTATTCCTGACGGTGGGGATGTTGCTGCAAATAGCGTAGCCAAAGCTCTGAAAGTTCCCGCGCCTGTTGCTCCTTTTCGCCCACAATGTGGTACATCCGCCGCGGCCGACCGCGACCTTCCACCTTTTTCCAATAACCATCAATAATTCCCTCATCCTCAAGGAACTTGAGGGCGCTGTAAAGAACGGTATCGGAAAGGCGGTAAAGGGGATATTCATTTTCAATGGCTTGAATCAGGGCCGTGCCATAGGAGTCCCCCTTTTCCACAAGGGTATAGAGCACGTAGCAAACGGCAACTTCCTTGCTCAGGTAAACGGGCGGGGGCTGGCGGAAAAAGGTGTAGATGTCTTCCAGTTTCATAACCTTATCCTCAGCAAGTGGCTACTGCTCCGCAGAACTCTCTAGATCATCTAGATCATGGGAGTCTATGGATTCAACTCCGTTGTTCCAGTTGTTCCAAAAGATAGGAAACACAAGCACTTCCCCTATAGTGTCAGCACTTTCCTCTGGCCTCCTACAGTGCATGAAAGTCACTACGTACTTATCACTACTAAGACTACAATTATTGTCCTACGACCCTTTTCTAGAATGTGGGATAGATAAAGGATAAATAATCCTCTCCCCTAGTGGCTTTCACGATTTTCAGTGTGTGCCATCTTTGTGAAAAGGGCTGTACTTCTGATTTTAGGAAGTTTGAGAGAAAAGTGTTCCTTGCATCATAATTCTGTAGTTGGCAAAAATCAAGTCATGGGCTTGTTACAAACTGGTTTCAAGGGACAGGATCGGCGGGGCTTCTTAACAAAAATTCACGATAGCTCTGCCAGCGTTGGCCATTATGGACTAGCAGTGTTAGGTGGGATACCCAACAGCGAGCCGCAAAGGATTGGTCACGAAATTCTGCCCAAGCGTGGTGAAAGTTTTCCTTGGTTAAATCGCGAAAGGCAATTGTCATGTGGGGAGTGAAAGGATGGCGTTGCGTGGGGGGAAGGTTCAGGGGCTTCGCTACCGCTTTGACGAGCTGTGCTTGTAGTGTCTTGAGGGCTGGAGTGGGTGCTACGTGGATATAAATGACTCGCGGCGCAAAGGCGGCAAAGCCATCGAGGATTAATTCCACTGGAGCGGCTTGGCAGGAAAAAGTTTCTAGGGATCTCTCCAGTTCTTCTACTGACTCATCTGGCCACCAAAAAGGGGGATAGAGGGTAACGTGGGGGGGAGAGCGCAGTGCCGCTTGGCTCTGGTAGCGATCGCAACAATACTGCTTGAGGCGGGTTACCCGCTCCTGAATTTCAGCATTGGGCAACAAAGCAATAAAGTAATGTCGCCGATTCATTCGCGCTGTGCCACAACGGTCCAATGGCGATCGGAGGTGAGGGTGACTTGCCACTGCTGCGGTGGCTGCGGCAATGTTCTCAAAAGCTCCCTCATTTCCATCAAGGTCAGTGCCGCATGGAGGGAGTCAGCAAAAAGTTGCCGCTGTTCAGGTGTGTCTTGGCCAGCATATTGGTCAACCAAGGCTTGCAGCGCTGCCTTCGTGTCCGGACGGCAAAGATCGCGGATAAACAGGATGCCTTGGGGACGGAGCACCCGCAGCATTTCCCCTAGGGCAGGTTGAGGATCGGCTAAGTGATGGACAAGGCTATTGCTGATCACCACATCAAAACTCGCTGCGGCAAAGGGTAAGGCTTTGGCATCCCCTTGAATAAAGTTTAATTGCGGACTGTGGTGCCGGGCGATCGCCAGCATCGCTGGACTCAGGTCAATCCCTGTCAGTTGCCAATGGGGATAGCGTTGATGCAACATTTGCAGAATTCGTCCGTTGCCCGTCCCCACATCCAACACCTGCAGGGGTTGCTCAACAGTGGGTAAGACTGCGGCTAAATCTTCACAGAAGGCGGTATTAACGGCAGTAAAATCCATCGCGTCATAGGCGGCAGCCGTTTCTGGCGTCTCCATGACCTCCGGTTCAAGAATGCGTTGCAGCGGCATAGGCTATAGACCCGTGGCCGATCGCCCCTGCTTGGGTAAGCGCACAAAGACAAAGTAGCTCAGATAGAGCATATAAATCACAAGGGCAACGGCGGCAAAGAAGCCAAGGGTACCGGCGCGGGCTTGGGCATGGAAAATATCTTTGAACATCAGGGGCGGTTCGAGCCAGACTTGGCAACTGGGAGTTTGAACAGCACCCGCCACAAACGCACAGGGCAAATAAAAAGCCTGACCAATGGCGGCAAGGATACAGTAGAGCGTCACCGCCCAACGCCAACTACTAAAGACTTGACCAATCAAATCTTGGCGATCGCTAATTTCTTCATTGAGATCCACCCAAAACCAGAGGCTAAGGGGAATGAGCACCAAGGCCATAAATCCCGTGACGTAGGCCACTGGCCACTGCGGCATCATCAGGTACACCGTAATTGCCAAGAGACTGGCCACCCGCCAATAGATAATCAGCAGTTGGGTAATTGCTGGCACATTCTTAACTGTTGACCACAGCAGCAGGATTAAGGGAATAACGACAGTAAAGAGCACCGCAAGGCGGTAGTCCATCCACACGAGCGATCGCAGAAGTTCCAAGGACATGGCAGGCCACAGACCCAAGTGCAACGGTTCTATTATTAGGGATCGGCTTCCTAGGGCACAAGGCTAGAGCGATCGCACCCGCTCATACCAACGCATCAGAATCGCTGCTAACTTTTGCGAATCATGGCGCACGGTTGGTGTGGACTCGTCCATCACATCTGCGAGGATTAGCCGACAGTTTTGGCGGGCAAGTTCTTCGCGATCAATGGCCACCGCCGTACTGCCTTGCTGGGCGTAACGTTCAAGGTGGGCCGCACTGGGGGGGTATTTTTGCACCAGCACCGCATCAAACAGGCGATCGCCCGTCACCCCATCAAGGGCACGCACATGATCACTGACAGTATAGCCATCGGTTTCCCCCGGCTGCGTCATAATGTTGCAGACGTAAACACAGGGGCATTGCCGCTCCGCAAGGGCTTGGGCAATCTCAGGCACCAAGAGATTGGGAATGATACTCGTATAGAGACTGCCGGGGCCAAGAATAATGTAGTCGGCCTCGCGAAGGGCTTGAATGGCGCGGGGCAGGGCTTTGGGGGCTGGAGGCGAGCAGCCAATTTCGACAATCTTGCCGCGGGCGGCGGTAATGTTGGACTCCCCATGAATGAGGCGACCATCGGCAAGGCGTGCCCAGAGAGTCATATCTGTTAGGGTGGCTGGCAACACTTGACCGCGAATGGCCAAGACCGCTGAACTGGTGGCGATCGCCCGCTCTAGATCCCCCGTAATATTCGTCATCGCCGTCAGAAACAAATTGCCAAAACTGTGCCCCGCCAAGCCATCCCCCGCCTCAAAGCGGTACTGAAAGAGTTCGGTGACAATTTTCTCCTCATCCGCCAAAGCCGCCAAGCAGTTGCGAATATCCCCCGGTGGCAGCACCCCAATTTCTCGCCGCAGTCGCCCGGAGGAGCCGCCATCATCGGCCATCGTCACAATGGCAGTGATATTGGAACTGTAGAGCTTCAGTCCCCGCAGGAGGGTTGAGAGGCCAGTACCGCCGCCAATGGCCACAATTTTCGGTCCGCGTCCCAAGCGCCGATGGGTGAGGAGTCGCTCCACAAGTGCCTTATCGTCCTCTGGCAGTAGGACTTCCGTAATGGAACCAAGGGTACGGGCATAGCCCCAAGCAATCAGTGCCAACCCCCCAAGTAGCAGTAAGGGTCCACTAATGTAGCTGGGCACAAAACGGGCAATACTTTGAACAAACTGCTCCAGAAATTGCAGGAAGTAAAAAATGGGGGTGAGGTTGATGCTAATGGCAAAGCCCAGACTCGCAAGCAAAACCCCAACCGCACTAATGAGGAGCCATCGCTTGACCAGTAGCCCAGGGAGCAGCCATTGCGACCACAGACGGATTTTACGACGGGCCGGACGCAGTTTTGCTGAGAGTTGCTGAGCCTTATTCGCTCTCCTCATCGGGATCGATACCTAAATAGGTTTTGCTGAGATAGCGAGCAAGGCGCTGCAGCGGATTGGCGATTTGTTTTTTGTGTTCAGCATGATGACTGTTGACGGGAACGCCTAAAATGCCTGAAAATTCGTCATCACTGATTTCCCCCGCCTGATGTTGGGCAAAGGAATCTACGACTTGTACCAGTTCATCGGTGGAAAACTCAAAACCATGCTGACTGGCAAAATCCACCACTTTCGGCGCCATTTCTCCCCGCAGTGCGGCCAGTTCCTCGGCATCCAGTTCGGCAGCCCCACTAATGTTGCC harbors:
- a CDS encoding gluconeogenesis factor YvcK family protein, whose product is MRRANKAQQLSAKLRPARRKIRLWSQWLLPGLLVKRWLLISAVGVLLASLGFAISINLTPIFYFLQFLEQFVQSIARFVPSYISGPLLLLGGLALIAWGYARTLGSITEVLLPEDDKALVERLLTHRRLGRGPKIVAIGGGTGLSTLLRGLKLYSSNITAIVTMADDGGSSGRLRREIGVLPPGDIRNCLAALADEEKIVTELFQYRFEAGDGLAGHSFGNLFLTAMTNITGDLERAIATSSAVLAIRGQVLPATLTDMTLWARLADGRLIHGESNITAARGKIVEIGCSPPAPKALPRAIQALREADYIILGPGSLYTSIIPNLLVPEIAQALAERQCPCVYVCNIMTQPGETDGYTVSDHVRALDGVTGDRLFDAVLVQKYPPSAAHLERYAQQGSTAVAIDREELARQNCRLILADVMDESTPTVRHDSQKLAAILMRWYERVRSL
- a CDS encoding class I SAM-dependent methyltransferase; its protein translation is MPLQRILEPEVMETPETAAAYDAMDFTAVNTAFCEDLAAVLPTVEQPLQVLDVGTGNGRILQMLHQRYPHWQLTGIDLSPAMLAIARHHSPQLNFIQGDAKALPFAAASFDVVISNSLVHHLADPQPALGEMLRVLRPQGILFIRDLCRPDTKAALQALVDQYAGQDTPEQRQLFADSLHAALTLMEMRELLRTLPQPPQQWQVTLTSDRHWTVVAQRE
- a CDS encoding uracil-DNA glycosylase; protein product: MSEPLQFSLFDTPTAAEPAPATPLDPATYDQIPLRAEVPIPVGTYRDLEALAAHCQQCQRCGLAATRTHVVVSRGNPAAKLMIIGEGPGQAEDETGRPFVGKAGQLLDKILASVNLDSERDAYICNIVKCRPPGNRVPTPVEAAACLPYLLEQIRLVNPRIILLAGATAVSGLLKDNRGITKIRGQWIEWQGRWCMPIFHPAYLLRNNSREPGSPKWLTWQDMQAVRDRLRQLDS
- a CDS encoding 2'-5' RNA ligase family protein, with protein sequence MNRRHYFIALLPNAEIQERVTRLKQYCCDRYQSQAALRSPPHVTLYPPFWWPDESVEELERSLETFSCQAAPVELILDGFAAFAPRVIYIHVAPTPALKTLQAQLVKAVAKPLNLPPTQRHPFTPHMTIAFRDLTKENFHHAWAEFRDQSFAARCWVSHLTLLVHNGQRWQSYREFLLRSPADPVP
- a CDS encoding PadR family transcriptional regulator, yielding MKLEDIYTFFRQPPPVYLSKEVAVCYVLYTLVEKGDSYGTALIQAIENEYPLYRLSDTVLYSALKFLEDEGIIDGYWKKVEGRGRPRRMYHIVGEKEQQARELSELWLRYLQQHPHRQE
- a CDS encoding DUF3177 family protein, producing MSLELLRSLVWMDYRLAVLFTVVIPLILLLWSTVKNVPAITQLLIIYWRVASLLAITVYLMMPQWPVAYVTGFMALVLIPLSLWFWVDLNEEISDRQDLIGQVFSSWRWAVTLYCILAAIGQAFYLPCAFVAGAVQTPSCQVWLEPPLMFKDIFHAQARAGTLGFFAAVALVIYMLYLSYFVFVRLPKQGRSATGL